The Candidatus Methylomirabilis sp. DNA window GGCGGCTCCGGTTCCGGCTCCGGTCCAGGAAGAGCCAGGCGCAGCTCTCCGCCTCGCACTCCCGGACCTTGGTCAGCTCCGCAGAAGTCAGCAGGTCCGCTGTCGACCGGGCCACCGGCCAGAGCATCCGATCGAGTCGCTGACCATTCGTCATCCACTCCCACGCGAAGCGATCTCCCGCCGGGACGAGCCCCAATAGGGGCAGCGCGTCGGCCAGCGCGGCGTTCAAGGCGGCGAGGTCGCCCCCCTCCGCCGGGCGCTCGGCTGCGACCGCAGAGAAGATCCGGTAGATCGCCTCCCGCAGGTGGATGGCGCGTTCGAGAACCGCGGCGGCTTCTGCGGGGTGCCGCTGGGCTTCCCGGCGGAGAGCCCGCGCCTCGCGTTCCGTCACGACGCCCGCCTGCCGGCTCCAGGCCACCAGGTCGCCATAGCCGACCAGCCGTTCCCTCGGGTGGCTGGCGAGCCGGTTGGACAGGGTGTTGGCGAAGTCGAGGCACGCGCGGCCGCCCGAAAGGTCGAACGTGGGTGCCGGGGAACCAGATTGCATCCCCCCTCCTTTGCGCGCCCGCCTGCCGGTGGAACTAACCATTACAATTCTATTGACAGGTTATACAGGGATAGCATAGTCTCTAACCTGCATAAAGAGTATAGCAGGATATATGGCGGTCGGCAAGGGCAACGAACGGGCGGGGGAGCCGCGGGGAGGGTCATCATGGCAGGGTGGTTCTATCTGGA harbors:
- a CDS encoding ABATE domain-containing protein, with amino-acid sequence MQSGSPAPTFDLSGGRACLDFANTLSNRLASHPRERLVGYGDLVAWSRQAGVVTEREARALRREAQRHPAEAAAVLERAIHLREAIYRIFSAVAAERPAEGGDLAALNAALADALPLLGLVPAGDRFAWEWMTNGQRLDRMLWPVARSTADLLTSAELTKVRECEAESCAWLFLDRSRNRSRRWCDMGVCGNRAKARRHYERKKGGQAR